The nucleotide sequence AACAGCTATAGTACCACCTTGTGGGTCTCCTAACACAGCTATTCTATAAGTAGCGTCCCCCATTAAACTTATAGTACCTGAAGGTATTGAAACAGATACATACTCTTCAGTACCACCAGTAATAGTTATATCACCAGATTGCCAAAGCAAAGTAGCTGGGTCAGAAGGGCTATGATAAATAGCAAATTTAATAACGCCTCCAGTGGTCGAAGCATCAAGATTAATACCAACCTCTCTTAAATCATATGGGTTACCTGAAGGCATTGTAAAACTTTCAGAAAACATTTTGTCGGTTGTTAATAAATGGGTACCATTTTCAGTAGAAAACTTTAAAATATCAATTTGTGAATTAATATTTAATGAAAATAGACTAATTAAGGTTAAAAAAAGTAATGTTTTTTTCATATTGATATATTTTAGGGATTTACGTTAAAACGTAACAAACCTAAGACGAAAAACATTTTTTTATAAGAAAAGTATTAATAAAAAAACAAAAATGTTCTAAAACATTGTTTTTAATATATGAATGCTTTAGTAGAAGATATAAACAAAAAATAATAATCTAGAGGTGATTTATAATTTAACAACAAAGACAAAGGAGGGTGTATTAATTAAGACTAGAACTTAATTAATTATCATCATTATTAACAATTTTTGTAACTAAAATTTCCACACGCCTATCGTATTTAGGATCTTCTCCTAAAGGAAATTTTCGTCGCATGCCTTCGTACCGCATACGTTTTTTACTAACACCTTTTCTGGAAAGATAGTAATAAATATATCTAGCCCTAGCTTCAGATAAATTACGTTTTTTCGTTTTTCTATCTACCGCATCCATAGTGTTTTTTGTGCAACATACGTGCCCTTGAATAGTAAAATAAACATTACTTCGTTCATTAAGTAATACAGCAATTTTTTCAAGTGTTTCCATGGATTCAGGAAGAACGTCACTATAGCCTGTTTTAAATAAAATATTATCTAATACAACTTTATCGCCTACCTTCAAATCTCCTTTTAAAGCGCTTTCCATGGTTTCCTCTTCCTTGATAACTTCTGGACGAGGAGGAATATATACATAAGCTATAATTTCGACTTTACGATTTAATCCTCTAATAACATCAGCATCAACAGTTTTTACTGTTTTTAAAAGCACTTCACCTTTACCATCTACATTACTTATAAGTGTATTGTCAATTTCATGTTCAGAAAAAATGGATTTAATAGTATTTGCACGCTGTTGAGATAATTGAAGGTTATAAGAATCGCTACCAATATCGTCACAAAAACCATAAATAGATATTTTGGCAATATCTTGATTTTGAATATCTCTAATAAATAAAAGAAGTCTATTATCTTCAATGTCAGACACTTCATATTCATCGGTATCAAAATAGACTTCATGTTTTAATTCAGTTTGAGAAAACATGAAATTTCCGAATAGTAAAAACGTGTATAGAATTTTTTTAAACATTATCTTAAAAACTCTTATAAATCAACAAAATATTAGAAAAGTTAATTTAAATAACTTCTATATTTATTAGTGTTGCTTAAAACCTCAACGGCTTTTT is from Pontimicrobium sp. SW4 and encodes:
- a CDS encoding OmpA family protein translates to MFSQTELKHEVYFDTDEYEVSDIEDNRLLLFIRDIQNQDIAKISIYGFCDDIGSDSYNLQLSQQRANTIKSIFSEHEIDNTLISNVDGKGEVLLKTVKTVDADVIRGLNRKVEIIAYVYIPPRPEVIKEEETMESALKGDLKVGDKVVLDNILFKTGYSDVLPESMETLEKIAVLLNERSNVYFTIQGHVCCTKNTMDAVDRKTKKRNLSEARARYIYYYLSRKGVSKKRMRYEGMRRKFPLGEDPKYDRRVEILVTKIVNNDDN